Below is a genomic region from Candidatus Fermentibacter sp..
TTGGTGAGGACCGCGAGCTTGATCCTGGGGTTCGAGCCGGCCGGCAGGAAGGGGCAGGTCTCGATCTTCTCGCGCAGGGACTCCTGGGAGAACTCCGACACCGGCACGGGGCCGATGATGCCCAGGGCGTTCCGGCTCGACTTCAGGTAGATGGGAATGGCTCCGGTCATTATCACCGCGTGGATGATGGACTTGTGGCAGTTCCTGTCGAGGAGGACGAGGTCGCCGCTCTTCACGCAGCCGTGGAACACCATCTTGTTGGCGGTGGAGGTGCCGTTGGTGACGTAGTAGGTCCTGTCGGCACCGAATATCCTCGCCGCCAGCTTCTCCGACTCGCCGCTGACCCCGTTGTGCTCGAGGATCGACCCCAGGTCCGGCACGGAGGCGGAGATGTCGCTGCGGAAGAGGTTCTCGCCGTAGAACTGGTGGAACACCTTCCCCACCGGCGACTTGAGGAACGCCACGCCGCCCATGTGCCCTGGGGTGTGCCAGGAGTACCGGTACGACTGGACGTAGCTGTAGAGCGCCTTCAGGAAGGGCGGCATCAGGTTGTCGACGTACTGCCGCAGGTCGCGCTCGATCCTGCCCGCTATGAAGTCCGGCGTGTCCTCGAGGGCCCAGATGTATCCGTCGATGCGCTTCATCACCTCGAGCGGGATGTCGGCCACCGAGAGCTTGTCGGTGATCAGGAAGAGCGGGATCTCCATGCTCTTGTCCGTGATCTTCCGAACCATCGTCGCGGTGCTGTCGTACTCGGGGTTGCCGCTGCAGTCGAGCTCCCAGTCCAGGAGGATGCAGCCGATCTTCGCGAGGGACCTGAGGTGGACCTCCGCGTCGGAGCACGTGGGGGCCTCGAGGACGTTGATGTGCTCGTCCTGGAGTGCGTCGACGATGGCGCGCACCGCCCTGCTGTTGGCGGTGGAGCCCATCAGGTCGTTGTCTATGAAGAGTACGGGGAACTCGCTGTAAAGATCCATGCTCGGACACCCCCCGCGTTGCAGGCCAATGGCCGCCTCATCAAGGGACTATCGTGGTTCCGGTACCGCCGTCCAGCGACGAGAGGATGCTCTCGGGGCTCGTGATTACGACCCTCGAGCCCCCCTTGTCGATGAAGTCGAGGGAGGCGTCGATCTTCGGGAGCATCGAGCCGGCCGCGAAGTGGCCGTCGGCCCGCAGTTTCCGCAGTTCCTCCGCGCGTATGCTCCTGAGCGCCCTCTGATCGGGCCTGCCGAAGTTCACATAGACCTCGGGCACTCCGGTGGAGATGACGAAGTCCCGGGCGCCGAGGCCGGAGGCGAGGAGGGCGCTCGCTAGGTCCTTGTCGATCACGGCGGCCACCCCCTCGAAACGCTTCCCCCTGCGCACCACGGGGATGCCCCCGCCGCCCGTGCAGATCACGATCTGGCCGGAATGGACGAGGTTCCTGACCGACGGCAGCTCGAGGATCTTGAGGGGTCTCGGCGACGGGACGACCCTCCTGTGGCCGCGCCCCGCGTCCTCCCTCATCCTCCATCCCCTCTCGGAGGCGAGCTTCGCCGCCTCCTCCGCCGAATAGAACGGCCCGACGGGCTTGGTGGGATTCTGGAAGCCCGGATCGTCCGGATCCACCTCGACCTGCGTGACGAGGCTGCAGATCGGGACCTCCTCGTTCCTCTCCTCGAGCACGTCGCCGAGGACCTGCTGGAGGAGGTAGCCGATGTACCCCTGCGTCGCGGCCACGTTCACGTCCATCCCGTCGGGGGGGACGACGTCCTTCGCAGCCTCGTTGCGGAGCAGCTCGAATCCGACCTGGGGCCCGTTCCCGTGGGTCAGCACGACGCTCCCGTATCGACCCGCGAGGCTCGCTATCTGTTCGCACAGCTCCCGGGCGAGGTCATGGGTGTCGAGGTTGCCTCTCCTCCCCTTCGGATCGATTATCGAGTTCCCGCCGACGGCCACGACGACCGTGCCGGTGCTGCCGGTCTCCTCAGGCATTCTCCACCTTCCCCCCGTCCCTGTGCAGTATCACGAGCATGAGCGCGCCGACCGTGATCGCGATGTCCGCCACGTTGAAGGTGGGCCACCTGCGCGCTCCCAGGCCCATGTCGAGAAAGTCTATCACGCGGCCGTCACGGAAGATCCTGTCGCCCAGGTTCCCCAGGGCGCCCCCCAGGATGAGCCCCAGGCCCGCCATCCCGGCAGGGCTCCGCCTGCGCCAGCGGAGGATCGCGACGGTGACGGCCGCCGCCGCTGTCGCGGTCATGGCGATGAGCACACCCGGCCCGCCCCAGCTGAGGCTGAAGGCCGCCCCCTCGTTGAACTTGAGCACGAGCCGGAAGACGTCTCCGAGCAGGGGCACGGGTTCGACGGACGAGAGGTTCAGGAGGGCGAGCGACTTGGTGGCCTGGTCGAGCGCGACAGCCGCTGCGGCCACGATGAACGCCTTCACGGGACTGTCACTCCTCAACGTTCCCACCACCCGTCCCGACGACCGCCGCGCACCTGCCGCAGAGCCTCTCAGGGCTGGCCTCGACCTCAGGCATGTGCCTCCAGCACCTCTCGCACTTCCCGTGAGGAGTGCGGGAGACTGCGGCGGAGACCTCCCCGTCCGGCGAGGGCACGGCGTCGACCGTGGATACTATCAGGAAGTCGGCCCAGGGCTCGCCGTTCGCGGAATCCACCGCGTCGGCGGGCACGGTCAGGCGGACGTGCGCCTCGAGCGAGCTGCCGATCAGGCCAGCGGCCCTCGCATCCTCGAGGCTCTTCAGGGCGATGCGCCTGTACTCGAGGAACCTGTCCCATCCCGCCAGCTCGGCCTCCTCGGCCTCCGTGAGCGGCTCGTCGGGGAGCATCGCCATGTGAACGCTCCCTGCGCTCGACAGGCCCACGGGCAGCTCGCGCCAGCCCTCCTCGGAAGTGAACGGGAGAATCGGGGCGAGCAGCTCGAGGAAGCCCGTCGCCATCCACCCGAGCAGCATCCGGGTGCCGGAAGCCCCGGGGCCGCCGGGAGCGTCGCAGTAGAGCCTGTCCTTCCGCGCGTCGAGGAAGAGGCCGGAGAGCTCGATGGTAGCGAGATTGCGGAGCTCGCGGAAGACGCGGTGGAACTCGAACGAGCGGTATGCGTCCACGCACTCCGCCGCCGCCTTCCTGAACCTCAGGTACATGAACCTCTCCAGACCCCTGAAGTCCGGCCGGAAGTCCTCCGCGCGCTCGTCACCCGTCAGGTTGCCCAGGAGGAAGCGCACGGTGTTCCGCAGCTTGCGGTAGGCCTCGCGCATGTCGTCCAGGACGGACTTCTCGGCCCTGAAATCGGTCGTGTAGTCCACAGAGGCGAACCAGAGCCTGAGTATGTCGGCCCCGTAGGTCTCGATCACCTCGAGGGGCGAGACGACGTTCCCGAGCGACTTGGACATCTTCTTGCCCTGCGGGTCGAGGACCAGGCCGTGGGTGACGATGTTCCTCGAGGGGATGCCCAGCCCCAGGGCAGTGCTGGTGATAAGACTCACCCCGAACCAGCCCCTGTGCTGATCCGTCGCCTCGAGATAGACCGAGGCCGGCCTGGTGAGGCCGTACTCGGGGGTCAGCACGTTGCGGTGGCTCAGCGAGCTGTCGAACCATACGTCGAGGATGTCGTCCACCCTGTCGAAGTCCTTCGAACCGCATGCCGCGCAGACCGCCGGGCGCCCTGCGAGTGCCGCCAGATCGCGCGGATCCGTCTCGAACCAGGCGTCGGAGCCGCGCTCCGCCACGATCCGGGCGGCCGAGCGGGCCATGTCCTCGTCCAGGAAGGCCTCTCCGCAGGAGCGGCAGACCAGCGCGGGCAGCGCGACCCCCCACGCCCTCTGCCTCGACAGGCACCAGTCCGGCCTTGCCGACATCATGTTCTTCATGCGGTCGTAGCCCCAGCCGGGGTGCCACCCGATGCCGTCGACCGAAGCAAGGACCCGGTCCTTGAGCCCCTCGTGGGACAGGTCGAGGAAGAACTGGCTGGTCGCCCTGTAGATCAGGGGCCGGTGGCACCTCCAGCAGTGCTGGTAGCTGTGCTCGATCGTGCCGGACGCTACGAGCCTGCCCGAAGTACGCAGGTCTTCGATGATCACGGGGTCCGCCTTGTGTACGTGCATCCCCGCGTATCGGCCGGCAGCCGCGGTGAACATGCCGGACGGGTCCACCGGGCTCGCTACCTCGAGCCCGTATCTCATCCCCGCGGCGAAGTCGTCCGTGCCGTGCCCGGGGGCGGTGTGCACGCATCCCGTGCCGTCGTCCATCGTGACGTGCTCGGCGGTGATGACCCGAGAACGCAGGGCGGGATCGAGGGGATGCCTCAGCCGGAGTCCCTCGAGGTCGGAGCCCCTGAAACGGGGGGCGCCGCCCCGGATCGACGCCCCTTCGAGCATCGATGCGAAGTCGGGGGAGCGCCTGAGGGCCACGAGGAAACGCCTCGGCCCCTGATCGACGATGGTGTATTCCTCGGCGGGATTGAGCGCCACTGCCCTGTTCGCGGGAAGGGTCCAGGGCGTGGTGGTCCAGATCACGACCTCGACGCCCGCGGGCACGCCCCGGGCCTGCCATGCCGCCGGATCGTCCTGCTCGAACGCGACCCAGATCGAGGGTGAGCGCCTCTGGGCGTACTCGACCTCGGCGTCGGCGAGGGCGGTGTGGCACGAGCTGCACCAGCTTATCGGCCTGAGACCCTGATAGACGTACCCCTTCCCGACGAGGTCGGCGAAGGCCTCGAGGATGCCCGCCTCGTAGCTGCGCGACATGGTGAGGTACGGATGCTCCCAGTCGCCGAAGACGCCCAGCCTCTTGAACTCCTCGCGCTGGATCCCCACGTGTCTCTCGGCGTATTCGCGGCACTTCGAGCGGATCTCCGACCTGCCGGCAGCCCCTGCCGGGCCGGACGAATCGCTCGCGACCCTGTGCTCGATGGGCATGCCGTGGCAGTCCCATCCCGGGACGAACGGGCAGTCGTAGCCGAGCATGGTGTGCGACTTCACGACGAAGTCCTTGAGGATCTTGTTGAGGGCCGTGCCCAGATGGACGTTCCCGTTCGCGTACGGCGGCCCGTCGTGGAGGATGAACGTCTCGCGCCCCCGCCTCGATTCGCGGATCGCGCCATAGATGTCCCCTGCGGCCCAGGATGCGAGGATCTCGGGTTCGCGGGCGGGGAGGTTCGCCTTCATGGCGAATCCGGTGCTCGGAAGCCTTATGCTGTCCTTGTAGGAGGATTCCTTCAATTCTCTTCCCTCCGGGAGAGCCTCTCGACCAGTTCGGAGAGAGGCGGAGCGCTTCTGTTCCAGCGATTCGGCCCGTGGCACCTGACGAGGAGTGCGGCCTTCGCGCCGCCATGGCCGGCCTTCACGGCCTCGAGCACTCCCTCGGTCACGGCTGCCGCGGCGCCGGTGGCCGCGAGTTCGGCAGGTGTCGCCAGACGCCAGTCAGGCGAACGGAGCACCGTGCCCTTCAGGAACGGGCCGTCCACATCCACGTAGAGCCCGGAGAGCGAGGGGAACCTGGGACCGGCCCGGTCGTCGTTCGGACCCACCAGCGGGCCGTCGCCGAAGAGGTTGACATGGTCGGTCGCCAGCAGCCAGCAGGGCTTCGCGGCCATCCCGTCGGTACCTATGACGAACAGGCGCTCCGATTCGGCCAGGGCGCGCGCCACTTCGTCCAGGCACGGGCCGAACGGCCTTCGCCTGCAGACCGGGATTCCCTCCGGGGGGGTCCAGTCCCAGTCCGAAGGAACGATGAGCCGCATGCCGCCAGATCCTCCAACTCTACGGAAGAACGGGGATTATGCGCGATCGCGGATGGACCGGCAACTCGCCGACCCGAGCCGGACGGGCCGGCAGTTCAGCGATCCATTCCGTGGACCGGCTTCGAGTCGTCAGCCGGTGAACCAGGGAGGCCGCGCCGGGGGATCGCCTATCCTCACGAGTTTTCTCCTGGAGGATCTCCCCGAGCGGATCTCCACCGCGTCCCTGCCGGTGCCGAACTCGGAGGCGAGGAACCTGGCCAGCTCGTCGTTGGCCCTCCCGTCGACGGGCTCGGCTGCGAGGTCGATCCGGTAGACCGTGCCGCCCGCTTCGCCGGGGACCGTGCCGGGGGGGGGCCCCCCCCCGCCCCCCCCCGGTCCTGACGACCACGGACAGATAGAGATCGGAAGGCCTCGGCGCCTGTCTCAGCCCTCGTCCCCCAGGGGCGTGGCTTCGTCGATCAGCATGATCGGTATGTCCTCCTCGACCCGGTAGACGAGCCTGCAGGCGTGACACACCAGGACTTCGGACGGTTCCGTCCGGTACTCCAGCGGGCCCTTGCAGGCCGGGCAGGCCAGGATTTCGAGCAGCCTCTTGTCGAGCAATCCGACTCCTTCCGACTAGACCGCGAACCTGCCGGCGGAGATGATGCGCGTGGCGGCGCCCGAAGCGTCCAGACCGTCGACGCTCACCTCGTCCGAACCGATCATGAAGTCGACATGCACGAGCGATACGTTGCACCCGCGGGCGAGAAGGTCCTGCACCCCGGCGCCCCGGGCGCGCTCGACGCACTCGGTGTAGCCGTTGCCCAGGGCTATGTGGATGGCCGCGTTCTCGTCGAACAGTATGCTGTGGAAGATCCTGCCGCTGCGGTAGATGGGCGAGTCGGTGCCCACGAGGGCGATCTCGCCCAGGAAGCGTGCGTTCTCGTCGGTGGAGAGGTATTCGGCGAGGGCCCCCTCGTTCCTCGATGCCCCGAAGGCCTTCACCCTGCCGGCCTCGAACTCGAACCACGCCCCCTCGACGTTGGTCCCGTTGACCTGCACCGGGCGCGTGCATGCCGCCCTGCCCTCGGTCCGCCGGAAGTCGGGAGTGCTGAACACCTCCTCGGTGGGGATGTTGGGGAAGAAGTCGCGCCCGTCCCTGGCCACTCCCCTGCCCCCGGCGAAGACCCTGTCCGGGGCCATGCCGACATAGAGATCGGTTCCCGGTCCGGTGAGGTGGAACCTGTCGAACCTCGCCCCGTTCAGGAAGGACGCCCTCCTCTTGAGTTCGGCGTCGTGCGCGAGCCAGGCGGCCGCGGGATCGGCGGCATCGAGCCTCAGGATCGGCGTCAGGACCTCCCAGATCCTCCGCTCCCAGTCGTCGGGGGAGCCCAGCACCTTCGCGGCCCAGCCGGGGGTGGGCCACAGGCAGACACTCCAGCGTATCTTGTTGGAGGATATGGCTTCGAGCCATTCCCTGGTGGCCTTCGACATCGCCTTCCGCATGGAGCCGAGGCGTGCGGGATCCACCCCCTCGTAGGCATCGGGGTCCTCGGGGCCGGTGAGGGCCACGCTGGCCCAGTTCTCCTCGATGTATGTCCTGTAGAGCCCGGGGAGGAACGAGGGCACGTAGGAGAGCGTGTCGGCTCCGGCATGCGAGAGCCTTGCCAGCTCGAGCTTCGTGTCTCCGTAGACGGTGTAGACGTAGGGCGAACCCAGCGCGTAGGCCCTTCCCGCGAGCACTCCGGCGAACTCCCTGTTCGCGGGGTCGGCCCTGACGAAGAGAGGCTGGCCTGCGGCGAGGTTGACACCGCTCTTCAGGATGACATCGGCATATCTCTCCGCGGCTGCGAAGTCCATCGGTCCTCCTGTCGGCGGGCCTAGAAGAGGCCCAGGAAATCGACGGCCAGCGACCTGTACGTGTCGCCGCCGGCCTCGAGCATGTCCATGAACTGCATCGACACCCGCACCTGTCCGAAGCTCTGCCAGTAGCATTCGAAGTTCAGGAACCCGCCCGTCTCGTCGAAACGTGCGGATTCGGGTCCGCTGGTGGCCGGGTCCCAGTCGAGCGCGACCCCGAAGCCCGCGGGAAGCGACTTGTCTGCGCCGAACCAGCATCCCGCGTGGTCGGAATCCTCCAGTGAGAGGGAGATGCCGCCGTGGAAGGCCAGATCGCCGGCGAGGGCGAAGTTCTTCGAGAGGGCCATGTAGAGGCCGCGCGAAGGCCGCGTGTAGCTCCCTCCCGAGCGTTCCGGCTCCTGTTCGTTGCTGTAGCCCAGGGCGAACGCGGGGAAGGTCTCCGTCTCGTCGACGAAGCGGAACCTGGCGTGGAGGGCTATGTGGTCGAACCACTCGGGGTCGTCCATGCCCGTGACGTCCCATCCGCCGTAGGAGGCGCCGGCCATGAGCCGGGGCACTATCCCCACGTTCACGCCGAACCTCAGCCCGTCGGTGGGGAAGGTTCGCATGTCGGCGTAGTAGGTGCGGGGCGACAGCATCCCCGCGGTGGGCTCGGCCACTATGCGCATCAGCTCGCCCGCGGATGCGGCCGAGAAGGCCAGGAGCGCCGCCGCAAGCGACAGTCTCAACTCAGGCTCCTCACCCCGGGCGCCATGCGCACGGCATCGGCCCCGAGGAGATCCCGGAGGCCGGCAAGCAGGGAATCGGACGGATCCACCCTGATGGACCTGGACTCGGCCGCTACGATGCGCCCGGTGGACTGGACTATCTCCATCCTCACGGCTCCTCCTCCGGGGCTTCCCCTCAGCAGTTCGGCCACCCTGCAGTGCAGATCCGGGTTTCCCCCGGCGGTCGAGAACCTCAGGACGATGCCGGCCCTGAGCAGCCTCCGGGCATCCTCCATCGGCGCTACCGCCGACACGCTGAGCCTCGACTCGTCCCTGCGCTCGGAGACCTCCCCCTCCAGGAGCAGGAAGCTCCCGGGCTCGAAGGCCTGCCGGTGTTTCTGGAGTATATCACTGAAGGCTATGACCTCGCACGCGCCCTCGCGCCCCTCGACGGTGACGAATGCTATGGGACCCGAACGGGACGGTATCTCCTTCACCGAGGTCACGACCCCTGCGGTCCTTATCCTGCCCCCCCCGGCGGGCATCGGCTGGCCCGGCTCGAAGTCGGTGAATGCCTCGATGTCCTCGGAGAAGTCGTCCATGGGGTGACCCGAGAGGTAGAAGCCGAGGAGCGACTTCTCGAGGTTGAGTCTGGCCCTTGCCGACATCACGGGAGCCTCGGGGAGCTCCGGCACCACTCCGGCGTCGGGCTCCGGGCCGCCCCCGAAGAGCGACATCTGACCCGCCTCCCTCGCCTGCCTCACCCTCGCCCCGTAGTCCATGGCCGCCTCGATGCCGGCCATGACCCGGGCGCGGGAGGGTTCGAGGCAGTCGAACGCACCGGCACCGGCCAGGGAGTCGTACACCCTGCGGTTCACGAGGGCGGGGTCCACGCGTGAGGCGAAGTCGAACAGGTCGAGGAACGGGCCGTCCTCCCCGCGGACCCTGACGATCTCGGCGGCCGGGCCTTCCCCGACGTTCCTGACGGCCGAGAGCGCATAGGTGATCGAGCCGCCCGGGGTCACCCTGAAGGCGGACTCGCCTTCGTTGACCGATGGCGGCAGAAGGGGCACGCCCATCCTGCGGCAGTCCTCCGCCACTATCGAGAGCTGGTCGATGTTCCCTATCCAGCTCGACAACAGCGCGGCCAGGAACGGGGCCGGGTAGTGGGCCTTCATGTAGGCGGTCTGGAACGCCAGGAGCGCATAGCTCACGGCATGGGACTTGTTGAAGCCGTACTCGGCGAATTTCTCGATCTGGTCGAAGATCCCGACCGCCACGGCCTTCGGGATGCCTCTGCCGGTCGCTCCCGACACGAACCTCTCGCGCTGCTGCCCCATTATCGCGGCGTTCTTCTTCGAGATGGCCTTCCGGAACACGTCCGCTTCGGACATCGTCATGCCGCCCAGCCGGTTGGCTATGGCCATGACCTGCTCCTGGTAGATCATCACGCCGTACGTCTCGGAGAGGACCTCCTCCAGTTCGGGATGCAGGTAGCTTATGCGGAAGCCGTTACCCGCCTCCATGCCCTGCTTGTTCTTCGCGTAGGTGTCGATCATGTCCATCGAGCCGGGCCGGAAGATCGCCACCGCGGCCGTGACGTCCTCGAAGCGGTTCACCCCGATCTTCCTGAGGGCGTCCCTCATCCCCGACCCCTCGAGCTGGAACACCCCGGTGGTCTCGCCGCTCCGGAGGAGCGCAAGGGTCCCGGGGTCGTCGAGAGGGATCGAGCCGACGGATAGGTCGATGCCGGCCTCCCTGACCATCCTCTCGGCCTTCTGCAGCACTGTGACCGTGCGCAGACCGAGCACGTCGAGCTTGAGGAGGCCGGCACGGTCGAGGCTCTTCATCTCGTACTGCGTCATGATCTCGTTCTTCGTGCGGTAGAGGGGCACGAAGTCCAGCAGGTCGCCGGGGGCTATGATCACTCCCGCGGCATGGACCGAAGTGTTCCTCGCGTGGTTCTCGAGAACCTTGCACAGGTCGATGATCTTCGAGACGGTCTCGTCGGATGCGGCGCTCTGGGCGATCTGGGGCACCTCGGCCATGATCTCCTCGAGCGTGGCATTGGGATCCGTCACCTTAGAAGCCATCCGCGAGAGCTGGTCGCCGAGATCCACGGGCAGCCCCAGCGCCCGCACCACGTCCCTTATGACGCTCTTCGCCTTCATCCTGTTGAAGGTGACGATCTGGCTCACGTTGCCCCTGCCGTACATGGCGACGATGTGCTCGATGACCTCCTGCCGCCTCTCGACGCAGAAATCCAGGTCGATGTCGGGCATCTCGCGCCGCGCCGGGTTCAGGAACCGGCTGAAGTTGAGGCCGTGCACGAGCGGGTTCACGTCCGTGATGCCTGTGGCGTACGACACCAGGCTGCCGGCGGCGGAGCCCCTTCCGGGACCCATCGCGATCCCCTGCGACGAAGCCCAGCGCCTGAGCTCCGACACGATGAGGAAGTAGCCGGGAAAGCCCATGTCCTCGATAACGCGGAGCTCCGACTCGAGCCTCTCGCTCTCGGCCTGGTCGAGATCCCTGCCGAGCCGCCCGGCGAGTCCGGAGACGGCGCTCTCGCGCAGGAGAGAGGCCATCGTGCTGCCCTCGGGGATGGGGAAGGCGGGGAGCTGGATCTCGCCCTTCTCGAACCTGAAGCTGCACATGTCGGCTATCCGGGCGGTGTTCGGCACCGCCCCGGGGATCCAGTCGAACAGCCGTTCCATCTCCTGCGGGGTCTTCACGTAGAACTCGGAGGTGCCGAACCTCATCCTGCCGGGATCGTCGATGTTCCGTCCGGTCTGGATGCACAGCAGGACCTCGTGGGCGTAGGCGTGCTCCTTCCTGAGGTAATGTGCGTCGTTGGTGGCCACCGGGAGCGCCCCGGTATCGGCCGCGAGCCTCGCGAGGCCCGGGAGAACGGCCTTCTCGTCCTCCAGACCGTGGTCCATCAGCTCGATGAAGAACCTGTCGCGCCCCACGAGGTCGTGGTAGAAGCCGACAGCCTCCCTTGCCCCGCTCTCGTCGCCGGCCAGGATCCTCTCTGCCAGCTCGCCCTTCAGACAGGCCGAGCCTATGGCTATCCCGCCGCAGTAGCGGGCGAGGATGTCCCTGTCGATCCTCGGCTTGTAGTAGAAGCCGTCGAGATATCCGGTGGAGGATATCCTGCAGAGGTTCCTGTAGCCCGTCTCGTCCATGGCGAGGAGCGTGATGTGGTTGTATCTGGGTCCCCTGCCCCCTCCATCGCGCTCGGAGACCGGCGTCGGGGAGATGTACGCCTCCATGCCGATGATGGGGTGCAGTTCGCGCCTGGAGAGCGCGTCGTAGAACTCGATGGCGCCGAAGAGGCTGCCATGGTCGGTGATGGCGCAGCCACGCATGCCCGACTCGACGAGGAGGTCGGCCAGCTCGGAGGGCTGGATCGCTCCATCGAGCAGGCTGTACTCGGAGT
It encodes:
- the arcC gene encoding carbamate kinase, which gives rise to MPEETGSTGTVVVAVGGNSIIDPKGRRGNLDTHDLARELCEQIASLAGRYGSVVLTHGNGPQVGFELLRNEAAKDVVPPDGMDVNVAATQGYIGYLLQQVLGDVLEERNEEVPICSLVTQVEVDPDDPGFQNPTKPVGPFYSAEEAAKLASERGWRMREDAGRGHRRVVPSPRPLKILELPSVRNLVHSGQIVICTGGGGIPVVRRGKRFEGVAAVIDKDLASALLASGLGARDFVISTGVPEVYVNFGRPDQRALRSIRAEELRKLRADGHFAAGSMLPKIDASLDFIDKGGSRVVITSPESILSSLDGGTGTTIVP
- the lspA gene encoding signal peptidase II, producing the protein MRSDSPVKAFIVAAAAVALDQATKSLALLNLSSVEPVPLLGDVFRLVLKFNEGAAFSLSWGGPGVLIAMTATAAAAVTVAILRWRRRSPAGMAGLGLILGGALGNLGDRIFRDGRVIDFLDMGLGARRWPTFNVADIAITVGALMLVILHRDGGKVENA
- the ileS gene encoding isoleucine--tRNA ligase is translated as MKESSYKDSIRLPSTGFAMKANLPAREPEILASWAAGDIYGAIRESRRGRETFILHDGPPYANGNVHLGTALNKILKDFVVKSHTMLGYDCPFVPGWDCHGMPIEHRVASDSSGPAGAAGRSEIRSKCREYAERHVGIQREEFKRLGVFGDWEHPYLTMSRSYEAGILEAFADLVGKGYVYQGLRPISWCSSCHTALADAEVEYAQRRSPSIWVAFEQDDPAAWQARGVPAGVEVVIWTTTPWTLPANRAVALNPAEEYTIVDQGPRRFLVALRRSPDFASMLEGASIRGGAPRFRGSDLEGLRLRHPLDPALRSRVITAEHVTMDDGTGCVHTAPGHGTDDFAAGMRYGLEVASPVDPSGMFTAAAGRYAGMHVHKADPVIIEDLRTSGRLVASGTIEHSYQHCWRCHRPLIYRATSQFFLDLSHEGLKDRVLASVDGIGWHPGWGYDRMKNMMSARPDWCLSRQRAWGVALPALVCRSCGEAFLDEDMARSAARIVAERGSDAWFETDPRDLAALAGRPAVCAACGSKDFDRVDDILDVWFDSSLSHRNVLTPEYGLTRPASVYLEATDQHRGWFGVSLITSTALGLGIPSRNIVTHGLVLDPQGKKMSKSLGNVVSPLEVIETYGADILRLWFASVDYTTDFRAEKSVLDDMREAYRKLRNTVRFLLGNLTGDERAEDFRPDFRGLERFMYLRFRKAAAECVDAYRSFEFHRVFRELRNLATIELSGLFLDARKDRLYCDAPGGPGASGTRMLLGWMATGFLELLAPILPFTSEEGWRELPVGLSSAGSVHMAMLPDEPLTEAEEAELAGWDRFLEYRRIALKSLEDARAAGLIGSSLEAHVRLTVPADAVDSANGEPWADFLIVSTVDAVPSPDGEVSAAVSRTPHGKCERCWRHMPEVEASPERLCGRCAAVVGTGGGNVEE
- a CDS encoding Trm112 family protein → MLDKRLLEILACPACKGPLEYRTEPSEVLVCHACRLVYRVEEDIPIMLIDEATPLGDEG
- a CDS encoding aminopeptidase; its protein translation is MDFAAAERYADVILKSGVNLAAGQPLFVRADPANREFAGVLAGRAYALGSPYVYTVYGDTKLELARLSHAGADTLSYVPSFLPGLYRTYIEENWASVALTGPEDPDAYEGVDPARLGSMRKAMSKATREWLEAISSNKIRWSVCLWPTPGWAAKVLGSPDDWERRIWEVLTPILRLDAADPAAAWLAHDAELKRRASFLNGARFDRFHLTGPGTDLYVGMAPDRVFAGGRGVARDGRDFFPNIPTEEVFSTPDFRRTEGRAACTRPVQVNGTNVEGAWFEFEAGRVKAFGASRNEGALAEYLSTDENARFLGEIALVGTDSPIYRSGRIFHSILFDENAAIHIALGNGYTECVERARGAGVQDLLARGCNVSLVHVDFMIGSDEVSVDGLDASGAATRIISAGRFAV
- the dnaE gene encoding DNA polymerase III subunit alpha is translated as MPGLSDFHHLHLHSEYSLLDGAIQPSELADLLVESGMRGCAITDHGSLFGAIEFYDALSRRELHPIIGMEAYISPTPVSERDGGGRGPRYNHITLLAMDETGYRNLCRISSTGYLDGFYYKPRIDRDILARYCGGIAIGSACLKGELAERILAGDESGAREAVGFYHDLVGRDRFFIELMDHGLEDEKAVLPGLARLAADTGALPVATNDAHYLRKEHAYAHEVLLCIQTGRNIDDPGRMRFGTSEFYVKTPQEMERLFDWIPGAVPNTARIADMCSFRFEKGEIQLPAFPIPEGSTMASLLRESAVSGLAGRLGRDLDQAESERLESELRVIEDMGFPGYFLIVSELRRWASSQGIAMGPGRGSAAGSLVSYATGITDVNPLVHGLNFSRFLNPARREMPDIDLDFCVERRQEVIEHIVAMYGRGNVSQIVTFNRMKAKSVIRDVVRALGLPVDLGDQLSRMASKVTDPNATLEEIMAEVPQIAQSAASDETVSKIIDLCKVLENHARNTSVHAAGVIIAPGDLLDFVPLYRTKNEIMTQYEMKSLDRAGLLKLDVLGLRTVTVLQKAERMVREAGIDLSVGSIPLDDPGTLALLRSGETTGVFQLEGSGMRDALRKIGVNRFEDVTAAVAIFRPGSMDMIDTYAKNKQGMEAGNGFRISYLHPELEEVLSETYGVMIYQEQVMAIANRLGGMTMSEADVFRKAISKKNAAIMGQQRERFVSGATGRGIPKAVAVGIFDQIEKFAEYGFNKSHAVSYALLAFQTAYMKAHYPAPFLAALLSSWIGNIDQLSIVAEDCRRMGVPLLPPSVNEGESAFRVTPGGSITYALSAVRNVGEGPAAEIVRVRGEDGPFLDLFDFASRVDPALVNRRVYDSLAGAGAFDCLEPSRARVMAGIEAAMDYGARVRQAREAGQMSLFGGGPEPDAGVVPELPEAPVMSARARLNLEKSLLGFYLSGHPMDDFSEDIEAFTDFEPGQPMPAGGGRIRTAGVVTSVKEIPSRSGPIAFVTVEGREGACEVIAFSDILQKHRQAFEPGSFLLLEGEVSERRDESRLSVSAVAPMEDARRLLRAGIVLRFSTAGGNPDLHCRVAELLRGSPGGGAVRMEIVQSTGRIVAAESRSIRVDPSDSLLAGLRDLLGADAVRMAPGVRSLS